Part of the Paludisphaera borealis genome, CCCGTCGCCATGGAGGATCTCGAACTTTCTGAGGACAAGACCGAAACTCCCGTCATCTCCAAGGATGGTCGCAACACGTTTGGGCCCGGCGATGCGCCGGGGGCCGTCAAGACGCCGGCGCCGACCGCCGGCTCACTGGCCGCAAAGGTCGCCCCCGGACTCGCAATTGTCGCACATGAATCGGAAATCCTTTGCGCTGGCGAAGAGCGCGGCGAGGCGGTCGGGGTCCATCGGCGGCGGCGGACCGCCTCCGGCGACCTTCTCGACCTTCAACCCCTTCAGCCACTCGTCGGTCACGCCGTCGAGGTCCTGCCAGGCGTTCTTGGCCAGTTCCGTGGGATCGGTCGTCGAGCCGAGCAGGCCGATCTCCTTCATCTCCTTCGACGCCAGCAGGACGCTCTCGCGGCACCGCGCGACTCCCGGCGTGTACTTCAGCTTCGAGATCGCCTGGGCGTTCACTTCCACCGACGAGGCGACGTAATTCTTCTCGACCGAGAGCTTGGCCGCCGCCGTCGGGTTGAGGTCCACCCACGCGGCCCCCTTGAGGAGCGCCCGCGTCACCTTGGCCGCCGTCGCCGGGTCTTTTCGGGCCAGATTGCCGCTGACCACCACGGCGCAGCAGTACTCGCCGCTGTACGGTTCGTCCACCGCCGAGTCGGCGATCGTCCGGACCTTGTTCTGCGAGAGCAAAATCGTGCCGATCGGCTCGGCGTCGCACACCGCGTCGATCTGGCCGTTGTCGAGGGCCAGGCCCAGGACGTCGGGCGCCATCGCCACCCATTCGACGTCCTTCGCCGGATCCATGCCGGCCGCCTTCAGTACCCGGCTGCTGAAGAGGAACGGCGGACTTCCCAGAGCCGTCGGCACGCCGATCCGCTTTCCCTTCATATCCGCGACCGACTTGATGTCGGACTTCGCCCCCGCTTGAAGCCGCAGGCAACCCGAGTGGATCCCGCCCGTGAGCTTCACGTCCAGGCCCTTCTCGATCGGCTTGAGTAGATACATGATGAGGTGGTAATTCGCGTCGAACCGGCCGAGCCCCAGGCCGTCGCGCAGGCTGTCCCAGTCGGTCTTGACGAACTCGACGTCCAGGCCCTCTTCCTTGTAGTAGCCGTTCTCATACGCCGCGAACATCGCCGCCTCGCACGTCAGGCCGAGGTAGCCGATTCGGACCTTGGTCGGCCCCGAGCCCGGCGGCCCGCTCGCCTCTTTCCCGCACCCTCCCGATAGGGCCAGGGCCGCGATGCAGCTTGCGGCCAGGATGGCTCTGGCGATGGCCAGGATCGGTCGACGCGGTGTTCGTGGGTTCATCGAATCTGCTCCGGGGAAGAGGAAGTCGAGACGGGATCGACCCGAGATCTGGCTTTCGACGACGAACGATCGCCAGAGCGCTCCCATCCTTGGCGCTCAACTCTTACCGTCAACCGTTGATCCAAGCGTCGAAGGCCGCGTCGACGATCCTGGGCCGATGCCGTCGTGCACGGCGGCCGGGTGGAACGATCAGAGAGAACCGCTCGGGTCGAGCACAAGGCCGCCGCGCTTCTCGAGCGCGGCGATCGACCGATCGATTAGCGATGAGCGGGCGAGGGCGGAATTCGCTCGGTACGATGCTCGCAAGCCAACCGGTTCAACGGCTGCAAATCACAAGGTCGATCGAGCGGTCGGCCAGCCGGCGCGGAGGAGGATGGAAGATCGACGGCTTGCGCCCGGTCGGTCGGGCCGTCGATCCTTCGACCGTCCGGGTCCAACGAGACATGATCGGTACGATCGCCAGGATGCTCAGATCGCCCCAGCGGTCGAAGTGGTCGGTGTCGGGAAGGACCGTCGAGGCCGGCGCGGGGTCTTGGCTGGAGCAACCCGGGCCCGAGCAAGGCGCGGGAGCCTTCGGGACTTCGCCCGCCTGAGGTTCGCGGGCCGGATCGGCTGGGAGCGAGGTTGACGAACCGCCGGCGACCAAAGCGTCGAGATGGTAGACGATCGACCATCGGGGTGGTCGGGCTGAAGCGAGGTGGTCGCAGCCGGCCTGAGCGGATCGAGTCATGAAGAGACCGTGGGACAGGAGCAGCAAGAGCGCCCCAATTCCCCAACGTCCCCATCGCTCGAAACCGATAAGCCGCATCGCACCCCTCGCCGACGTGCTTCGCACCCGCGGGAACGGAATCAAGAATCAGCCCGCGAAAAGTCGGCGATGGAGCCAAGTCCGCCGCCGATCACTGACCTTATAAGATACACCGCTGACGTGGGGCGTGGCAAGGAGATTGGGGTGCCGTTTCCACGTGGATGAACGCGCAATTGTGATCATGGGCGCGGGTCGGCTGGCGGAGGTGGCGAGTTCGAGCCCGGCGCCAGCGCCCGGCTGTTCGGCGAGACGTCCCAGGCCGTGATTCCCCGGTCGCCGCCGGTGTAGAGGGTGCCACCGTCGGCCGAGAACGCCAGCGAGGTCGTTTCCTCGGTCGGCGCGGAGGCGGGGGAGGCGAGCTTCGCGGTGAGGCGGCGGTTGGCGACGTCCCAGAGTCGAACGGTCGCATCGCCCCGCGACGACGAGGCGAGCAACGCGCCGTCGGGCCGGAACGCCAGGGCCGTGATCGGCCCCTTGGACCCTTCGAGCGTCGCGATCGCGGTGCGTCCGGCGACGTCCCAGAGTCGGACGGTCGTGTCGGACGAGCCGGACGCCAGCGTCTTGCCGTCGGGGGCGAAGGCGACGACCGTCGCGGAATGCGTATGCCCTTCGAGCGAACCGCGAAAGCTTTTCTCGGGGACGTCCCAGAGCATGACGGCCCCGTCGCCGCCCGCCGTGGCGACCGTGTCGCCGTCGGGAGAAACGGCGATCGAGCGGACGAAGCCCGGCGCTCCCTTGAGCCGGCGGACCGGCGTCTCGTCGCCCAGCCCCCAGAGCCCGACCGTGTCGCCGGCCGTCGCCAGGAACCGGCCGTCGGGAGTGAACGCCAGCCGTCGCGCGCCGACGGTCTCGACGGCCAGCAGGTCGAGCGGTTCCAGGGTCGTCGCGTCCCAGATCCGCAGGCTGGAGCCCTGCTGCGACGCGTTCAGAAGCGTGGCCAGCCGCTTGCCGTCGGCCGAGAGGGCCATCTGGACTTCGCCCGCAGCGAGCCGGACCGGCATGACGCGTTCGCGGCCCGCCGGAAGGTTCCAGACCTGGACCACGCCGTCGGCCGTCGCCGAGGCCAGCGTCTTGCCGTCGGCCGAGATCGCCAGTGAAGTCACCTTGGCGACGACGGCCGCGAAAGGCCGGGGCGCCAGGTCGGTTTTGACGATCCAGAGCTTGAGTTCGTGGCCGCCGCCGGACGCCAGCACGTTGCCGTCCGGGGAAAGCGCGAGGGTCGAGATCGGTCCCGCATGCGCTCTGGCGCTCATCGATTCGAGCTGGTCGTCGGCCATCGACCAGCGGCGGATCGCCCCGTCGGTGCTCCCCGTGATCATGGCCTGCTCCCCGGGCAGAATCACGACCAGCCCGACGCCCACGTCTTGCTTGCGGGAGGCGCCTCGCTCGGTCCCGTCCGTGACGTTCCAGAATCGGGTCGAGCCGTCGCGGCCGGTCGAGATCAGGGTCTTGCCGTCGGGGGTGAACGCGACCGACTCGACGGAGTCGCCGTGACCGTCGAACGAGCGCCGCATTGCGCCGGAATCCAGGTCCCAGAGCTTGGCGGTCCAGTCGAGCGAGCTGGTCGCGAGCGCCTTGTCGTCGGGGGCGAAAGCCAGGTGCGTGATCGCGCTGGTGTGACGGGCGAGGGTCAGCTTCTCCTCGCCGGTGGCGTCGTTCCATACCGAGACCGACGCGTCGCGGCTGCCGGACGCGAGGGTCTTGCCGTCGTGGGAGTACGCCAGGCAGGTGATCGCGCCCAGGTGGCTCGCCCGCGTCGCCCGCACGCGACCTGTTTCGAGATCCCAGATCTTGACCATCTTCCCCTCGCCGCCGGTCGCGAGCCGCTTGCCGTCGGGACTGACGGCGATCGCGTGGACGGCGCCCGAGGAGTCGTGAAGGCCCCGGCGAACTTCGTGGGTCGCCAGGTCCCAGAAGCGGACTTCCGGGTCGCCGCTCGCCGTGATCACCGCGCGGCCGTCTGGCGTGAACGCAGCCGCCTCGACCAGGCCGAGATGCCTCATCGGCCGGTTCTCCACGGGCCCTTCCGGCCAGGGGCCGAGCCAGGACGCTCGCACGTCTTGAGAAACGTTGTTCCAGTTCAGCCGGACGCACCGATCTCCACCCGAGGCCAGCGTCCCGCCGTCCGGCGAATACGCCACGGAGTAGACGTCGCTGAGGTGGCCCTGGAGGCGGTTTCGCACCTGAAACGTGGCGACGTCGAGGATCACGATCGTTCCGGGCGCCGAGGCTCCGGGCGGCGCGTTGGAAACGCTCGCCGCCAGGCTCTTCCCGTCCGGCGCGAACGCCAAGGCGAGCACGGCTCCGCCGACCGCCGTGGCTGCGACCATCCGCGAGGGCCGTCGCCGGGTGGATGGGTCTTGGTTTTCAGGGGTGGGATCGGTCGGCCAGATCCTGACCGTCTTGTCGAGTCCGCCCGCGGCCACGCGGGTTCCGTCCGGCGAGAACGCGACGCAGCACAGCTTGGCGTCGATCCGCCCAATGATCCGGGGTTCACCGCCATCGGACAGATCCCAGAGCCGGATGATCCTGTCGTCGCCGGCTGAGGCCAGGTGGTTCCCCGTCGAGGACGTGGCGAGTCCCAGGACGCCCACGCCAAGTCCTTCGAGCGTCTTCGTGGGGTGCATCGCGGCGACGTCCCAGAGTCGGATCGTCGCATCCGGGCCACCTGATGCGAGCGTCTTTCCATCCGAGATGAACACGAGCGCGGCGACGGCGTCGGTGTGGCCGGTCAGGACCCCCTTGGCTTGGCCGTCGGCCGTGTTCCAGAGGCGTATCGTCTTGTCGGCGCCGCCGGTCGCGATGGTTTTTTCGTCGGGCGAGACGGCGAGGCTGCGGACCTCGCCGTCGTGGCCGCGAAGATCGAAGCGAACCGAGCCTTTGGCGACGTCCCAGAGCTTGGCGACGCCCTCCGAACCCGCCGTGGCCAGGGTTTTGCCGTCGGGCGTGAAGGCGACCGCGAGCACGCGCCCGCTGTTTCCCTTGGGGTTGATCGAATCGATGGGGCCGTCCTCGGCCCGCACGCCCCCGGCGAGGAGCCGGAAGGCGAGGCAGGCCAGGATCAGCGCCCGGTGCAAGCCCGGGCCGACCCGGGGGCGCGCGGTCGCGTCATTCCATCGCATTGGAGAGTTCCCCCCGGGTTTTTCGTCGGCTTATTCGCCGCGCTGGACGAGGGCGACCGGCGCGGGCGCGGTCAACGATTTCAGGAACGCCTCCACTTGGAGCCGCTCGCGCGGCGAGAGCGCGAAGAACGCCTTCGCCGCCTTTTCACCCTGGCCGCCGTGAAGCGCGACGGCTTCATCAAGGCTCTGCGCCCGGCCGTCGTGGAGGTACGGGCCCGAGTCGCGGAAGCCCCACAAGGGGGGCGTCCGCCATTCGCGCTGCGAGGCCCCGCGAGCCTGACGCGCGGGGGCCGGCTTGCCGTTCGCCGCGTTCGCCGCGATCGGACCGGATTCGGGGCCGAACGGGTCGTCGCTGCCGTCGAAGCCGTCGGAGTACGAGCCGTCGTCCGCGGTGTCGTCGCCCATGTCGTGAAGCAGCAGATCGCTGTAGAGGCCGGCGACGCCGCCGAGTTTGGGCGTGTGGCAAGTCGCGCAGCCGACGCTGGCGAAGGCCGCCTTGCCGGCCGCGACGTGCTTCGCCTCGGCGAGGCCCGACGCCTGCCGCTCGATCGGCCGGGGCAGGCTGCGGACGTAGGCGACCAGCGACGAGCATTCGTCGGCCGTCAGATCGAGGCCCGTCGTGCGATACTTCGGCGCTTGCGGGCTGCTCGCCTGCGGATGGCCGGGGACTTCCAGGCCGATCTCGACGGCGCAGGCGTTCAGGACGAAGTCCTCGACGTTCGCCGTCTGGCCCTTCCAGCCGAGTCGGCCGACCCGACCGTCCTTGAGCCGGCTGACGCGCCCCTTGACGTCGGGCGTCTCCATCGCCTGCTTCTTGGCCGCCGCGTCGATGTCATGCTCGGAAATCGCATCGACCAGCCCGAGACCGAACAGGGCCGTCGGATTGCGCTGCGACCCCGCGACCTTGAACGGACCGACGACCGTCGATTGCCGACTCGACGCCGAGGCGGCCCGGACGGCCGCGCGAATCCGTTGAATCTGCTCGTCGCTACGGGAGTTCTTCGGCTCGGCCGGTGCGACGTCGGGGTTTTGGGAAAGAAACACCGGCCCCCGTGTTTGGACCTGGAACACGCCGGGGACGCCGACCTGGCCGAGCAGCCGCTGGACTGTTCGGGCCCGCCAGTCATTGTAGTTCGGATCACTACCGAACTTGTGGAGGACGACCGTTCGGCCCCCCTTGAACCCGGCGTGAAAATCGATCAACTGATCGACGGTTGTTAATGCAGAGGTCGAATCGGTCTTGGCGGGGATGGGGCTGATGGGCGATTGAACGACCACGCCTCCCATGAACTGCGACGCGCTCAGCACGTCGATGTTCTTGCTGTTCGGGCCGCCTCCGCCGCCGCCTCCCGCGTTGTGGCAGGCGACGCACGAAGTGTCGTTGTACACCGGGCCCAGCCCGTCGCCGCCGTGGCCGCGCGGATCGTTGGGCATCCATTCGCGGTTGAAGATCTCGTAGCCGACCGCGATCGGGTCGGGTTTGACCGCCGCCGCTTCGTCTCCCGCGCGGACGGTTCCGCGTGTTGAAATCAACCCAAGACACAGACAAAAACCCGACAGCGTCATGCCGTAGACCGTCGCCGAACGTGTTCCCCGCATTGCGAGTCCCTCCGTCGCATTGTGAACCGGCCGTTCTCCAGAGATGTGCCGCATGGCGCAATCCTAATACGACTGTCGTAAGAACGCCAAGCCAGAAATGAAACATTTAAGCGATTTTTCTTGCAGGGTGGAATGGAGGTCACTACAACTGTCTCTTACGAGTCTCGGACCGTCGGTTCTTCGATCGGTCCGCCCTTGAATGAAGACGTCCGGGTTCTGAGGCGAGCGTTCGAAAACAAGCGTTCCTTCGACGGAGGCGGCATGATCTCGATGCGAAGTGCGATCGCGCTCTTGCTGCTCGCGCCGGCTCTGGCGTTGGGGCAGGCCCCGAAGGACGAGGAGGACAAGGTCTCCAACGACAACCCGGCGCGACCGTTGCAGATGCCTCCGGCCACGACCGAGGTTAAGGAGGCGCTCGACGATTTCGAGCGGTTCCAGCGGCGAAGCGCCTGGGAGCGCGCGCTCAAGGCGCTGTACACGATCACCGAGGATCAGGCGCTGCGGTTCGTCGACGGCGACTCGGGCTTCATCATCCCGGTGGCCCAGAAGCGGCGGCAGGTGCTCACCGCGCTCCCCCCGGAAGGTCAGGCGGCGTACCGGCTGTTCTACGACGCCGAGGCGCAGAAGCTGTTCGCCGACGCCGAGGGGCCGACCGAGCTGGCGAACCTTGAGCGGATCTACTCGGCCTACTTCACCACCACGATCGGCGACGACGCGGCCGACCGCCTGGGCGACATCTATTTCGAGATGGGCCGGTTCGACCGCGCGGCCGACTGCTGGCTCTCGATCCTCCACGACCGCCCCGACACCAACCTTTCGCCCGCGACGATCGCGCTCAAGTCGGCGCTGGCTCTGGCGCGGGCGGGACGGCGGACGGAGTTCGATCAGATCCGGGCCGATCTCGCCGACCGCTACAAGGAAGACAAGGTGACGATCGGCGGGACGACCGCCGCCCCGGCCGAGTTGCTGCGGCGGCTGCTCGAAGCCGATCCGCCCGCCGCCGCCCTGGCCGAGACCGCCGGTCCGACGCCGGCCGCGGCCGAGGCCTCGCTTGATCTCGGCCGCCCGATCGAGCCCGACTGGCAGTTGCGGATCGCCGAGTCGATCGAGGCGGGGATGACGCCCGCCGAGCTGAACCAGTGGCGGTCGAACAGCCTCAGCGACGCCAAGCCCGCCGTGGCGGTCGAGGGATCGACGCTCTTCGCCAACTACCTGGGCCACATCGTCGCGGTCGACCTCGACAGCGGCAAGCTGCTCTGGCGCACCGAGGCGTTCCATCACCTCGAAAACCTGGCCATGCAGCAAGGCGGGCAGATGGCCACGCCCGGCCGGTTCGCGATCCTCGCCTCGCGCGAGTACGTCTGGACCGTCGCCCGCGACCTGAAGGACCAGAACTACATGGCGCCGTTCCATCTGGCCTGCCGGAGGGCCGACAACGGCGAGCTCGTCTGGAAGTCGACCGACCTGCCGGAATACGCGCTCTTCGACCTCAACGGACCGCCGCTCCTGAGCGACGGCACGATGTTCATCCCGGCCAAGGCGCAGCCGAACCCCCAGCAGAGCCAACCCCTGCCCGAGCAGATGGTGCTGGCGATCCAACCACACGACGGCAAGCTGCTCTGGAAGCGCGAGATCGGCGTCTTCCGCCAGGGGCAGCAACGGTTTTACTACTACAATATGCGCGACAACTCGCCGCAGGTCCGCCTGTTCCTCCGCGCGGGGTCGCTCTACATCGACACGCACGTCGGCGTGCTGGCCCGGCTCGACGCCGGCACCGGCGCGCTCGACTGGGGGTACGGCTACAAGACCGACGCGCCGCAGGCGGAAATGTACTTCTTCTCGTACAACCGGGTCCAGGAGCCGCAGGCCGTCAGCGGCCGCCCGCTCGAAAACGGCGACGCGATCTTGGTCAAGGGAGCGCAGTCGAGCAGGCTGTACGCCATCGACCCGAACCGGATGAAGGCGCTCTGGGAGCGGCCGGTCAGCAAGGACGCGCGGCTCCTGGGCGTCGACGACCGCTCTCTCTATCTGGGCGGTCAGGAGCTGGGCTCGCTCGATCTCAAGACGCGCGGGCTGTCGTGGGCGACGAAGCTGCCCGGCGGCAGCCTCGACGGCGCCGTACTCGTCCGGTCCGACGGCCTCTTTCAGTTGACCCCCCGGGGCATCTTCGAGCTCGACCCCCGCTCGGGGGACGTCCGGCGGATCTTCCGAGGTCAAGACCTGGGCTCCGCCGGCGGCGATCTCGTGTTGACCGACGATCTCCTGCTGGCCGTCTCCAATCGCACGATCACCGCGTATCCGAGGCGGACCGCCGGCGCTGACGCGTCCGCGCGGGGCGAGTCCGCCACCCCGAAGGAGAAGACTTCGAGATGACGCCCACTTCCGTCTCGCTCCGCTCCGTTCCAGGTTTCCGCGCCGCGACCGCGGTCGTCGTCGGCCTCCTCGCGCTTTCCGGCCCGGCCCGCGCCCAGTTCTATGAGCCGGGCTTCGGGACGGGCGTCCCCCAGAATATCGAGGGGCTGACCGTCGTCGGCAAGGCGACGATCGGGGCC contains:
- a CDS encoding WD40 repeat domain-containing protein; its protein translation is MRWNDATARPRVGPGLHRALILACLAFRLLAGGVRAEDGPIDSINPKGNSGRVLAVAFTPDGKTLATAGSEGVAKLWDVAKGSVRFDLRGHDGEVRSLAVSPDEKTIATGGADKTIRLWNTADGQAKGVLTGHTDAVAALVFISDGKTLASGGPDATIRLWDVAAMHPTKTLEGLGVGVLGLATSSTGNHLASAGDDRIIRLWDLSDGGEPRIIGRIDAKLCCVAFSPDGTRVAAGGLDKTVRIWPTDPTPENQDPSTRRRPSRMVAATAVGGAVLALAFAPDGKSLAASVSNAPPGASAPGTIVILDVATFQVRNRLQGHLSDVYSVAYSPDGGTLASGGDRCVRLNWNNVSQDVRASWLGPWPEGPVENRPMRHLGLVEAAAFTPDGRAVITASGDPEVRFWDLATHEVRRGLHDSSGAVHAIAVSPDGKRLATGGEGKMVKIWDLETGRVRATRASHLGAITCLAYSHDGKTLASGSRDASVSVWNDATGEEKLTLARHTSAITHLAFAPDDKALATSSLDWTAKLWDLDSGAMRRSFDGHGDSVESVAFTPDGKTLISTGRDGSTRFWNVTDGTERGASRKQDVGVGLVVILPGEQAMITGSTDGAIRRWSMADDQLESMSARAHAGPISTLALSPDGNVLASGGGHELKLWIVKTDLAPRPFAAVVAKVTSLAISADGKTLASATADGVVQVWNLPAGRERVMPVRLAAGEVQMALSADGKRLATLLNASQQGSSLRIWDATTLEPLDLLAVETVGARRLAFTPDGRFLATAGDTVGLWGLGDETPVRRLKGAPGFVRSIAVSPDGDTVATAGGDGAVMLWDVPEKSFRGSLEGHTHSATVVAFAPDGKTLASGSSDTTVRLWDVAGRTAIATLEGSKGPITALAFRPDGALLASSSRGDATVRLWDVANRRLTAKLASPASAPTEETTSLAFSADGGTLYTGGDRGITAWDVSPNSRALAPGSNSPPPPADPRP
- a CDS encoding ABC transporter substrate-binding protein: MNPRTPRRPILAIARAILAASCIAALALSGGCGKEASGPPGSGPTKVRIGYLGLTCEAAMFAAYENGYYKEEGLDVEFVKTDWDSLRDGLGLGRFDANYHLIMYLLKPIEKGLDVKLTGGIHSGCLRLQAGAKSDIKSVADMKGKRIGVPTALGSPPFLFSSRVLKAAGMDPAKDVEWVAMAPDVLGLALDNGQIDAVCDAEPIGTILLSQNKVRTIADSAVDEPYSGEYCCAVVVSGNLARKDPATAAKVTRALLKGAAWVDLNPTAAAKLSVEKNYVASSVEVNAQAISKLKYTPGVARCRESVLLASKEMKEIGLLGSTTDPTELAKNAWQDLDGVTDEWLKGLKVEKVAGGGPPPPMDPDRLAALFASAKDFRFMCDNCESGGDLCGQ
- a CDS encoding PQQ-binding-like beta-propeller repeat protein produces the protein MISMRSAIALLLLAPALALGQAPKDEEDKVSNDNPARPLQMPPATTEVKEALDDFERFQRRSAWERALKALYTITEDQALRFVDGDSGFIIPVAQKRRQVLTALPPEGQAAYRLFYDAEAQKLFADAEGPTELANLERIYSAYFTTTIGDDAADRLGDIYFEMGRFDRAADCWLSILHDRPDTNLSPATIALKSALALARAGRRTEFDQIRADLADRYKEDKVTIGGTTAAPAELLRRLLEADPPAAALAETAGPTPAAAEASLDLGRPIEPDWQLRIAESIEAGMTPAELNQWRSNSLSDAKPAVAVEGSTLFANYLGHIVAVDLDSGKLLWRTEAFHHLENLAMQQGGQMATPGRFAILASREYVWTVARDLKDQNYMAPFHLACRRADNGELVWKSTDLPEYALFDLNGPPLLSDGTMFIPAKAQPNPQQSQPLPEQMVLAIQPHDGKLLWKREIGVFRQGQQRFYYYNMRDNSPQVRLFLRAGSLYIDTHVGVLARLDAGTGALDWGYGYKTDAPQAEMYFFSYNRVQEPQAVSGRPLENGDAILVKGAQSSRLYAIDPNRMKALWERPVSKDARLLGVDDRSLYLGGQELGSLDLKTRGLSWATKLPGGSLDGAVLVRSDGLFQLTPRGIFELDPRSGDVRRIFRGQDLGSAGGDLVLTDDLLLAVSNRTITAYPRRTAGADASARGESATPKEKTSR
- a CDS encoding di-heme oxidoredictase family protein, producing MRGTRSATVYGMTLSGFCLCLGLISTRGTVRAGDEAAAVKPDPIAVGYEIFNREWMPNDPRGHGGDGLGPVYNDTSCVACHNAGGGGGGGPNSKNIDVLSASQFMGGVVVQSPISPIPAKTDSTSALTTVDQLIDFHAGFKGGRTVVLHKFGSDPNYNDWRARTVQRLLGQVGVPGVFQVQTRGPVFLSQNPDVAPAEPKNSRSDEQIQRIRAAVRAASASSRQSTVVGPFKVAGSQRNPTALFGLGLVDAISEHDIDAAAKKQAMETPDVKGRVSRLKDGRVGRLGWKGQTANVEDFVLNACAVEIGLEVPGHPQASSPQAPKYRTTGLDLTADECSSLVAYVRSLPRPIERQASGLAEAKHVAAGKAAFASVGCATCHTPKLGGVAGLYSDLLLHDMGDDTADDGSYSDGFDGSDDPFGPESGPIAANAANGKPAPARQARGASQREWRTPPLWGFRDSGPYLHDGRAQSLDEAVALHGGQGEKAAKAFFALSPRERLQVEAFLKSLTAPAPVALVQRGE